In Desulfuromonas acetexigens, the genomic stretch GCTCAGCGCTCTGCAACAGCTCGTCCGCTTCCTGGGCGAACCGTTCCACCATCTCCGAGGTGATTTCCAGTTCGAAGCTGCTATCGGCGGCAATCTTCTTGTTCGGCGCGGTGGCAGGTCCCGCCTCCGGGGCGGGCGCCGGTTCTGCCGCGGCCGCGACGGCGCCGAGGCGGATGCGTTCCTGGGCCAGGTCCGTCGCCTGGATCAGGCGGCTCTTCATGTCTTCGGCGACAGCCTCCAGTCCCTGGTCGGTGTATTCCCGCTCGACCAGGTCGAGGGCTTCCTTGGCGAAGTCGCAGGACTGGCAGAGGAGCTCGACGTGGGAGGAATCCATCATGATCTTGCCGGCGCGGACCAGATCAAGCAGGCTCTCGGCAGCGTGGGCCATCCCCGACAGATTGGTCAGGTCAAGAAAGCCGGCGCTCCCCTTCATCGAATGGAAAAGCCGAAAGATGGCGTTAATGGTGTCGACGTTGCCGTTGATGCGCTGGAAGACCGGGCAGTTCTTGCATTCCTGTTCCGAGTTGGCATGGGGGCAGGTCTGCTTGCCGTCGCCGATGTAGCCCATGTCGAGCCAGCAGGGAAAGTCCGGCGAATGCCCATGGCGAAGACAGTCGGTCTGCTGACAACCGAGGATTTCCCAACAGTTGCCCGGCTGGCAGCTTTGCCCCAGTTCGATGATGATGGGCTCCAACTGGTCGATCATGTCACGACTTTCCTGGACGAATTCCAGGATGATCTCGATTTGGTCGCTGGAAATATCGTTGCTCATGAACACCTCTGTGCGCCCTGAGGGGGTGACCCGACGGAGGGACGAGTTTGGGGACGAAAATGCCGCTTCCTTGCCTATACAAATTTCGCACCACTTTTTTTTCAAGACGCGCCGATTTGTCCGGTTGCGCGATTCAATCCAGTGAAAATAGATAGATAGGTGTTTTAGGCGACGCCGGCACGGAGTTTTTCGTCGAGGTTTCTGTCAAAAAGCCGGTTTTGCGGTGTCGTGCATTCGACGTTTCTGGTTTTTACCCGGAACCCGCAGAGGCTCTTCGTCATTTGACCGGTTTCCTTTGGCACATAATTGGCAAGTTTCAACGGCGGATGAAAATCGTCTTTCGGAGGTCCTTTGCGTATCCTGATCACGACCTTGATTTTGCTGTCGGTTCTCGCCTGCCCGGTGGCGGCGGCGACGCCGACCCAGTTGCTTCGCATCGACAAGGCGGAGGAAACCACCTCCACCCGCCTGAGCCTGGACTTTTCCGCCCTGCCCGAGCATCGGCTCGAAGTTTCCGGACAGCGGGTCGACCTCTTTTTGAGCGATACGGAAGCCGCCTCTTTGCCTGCCCCGCCGGAGGATGGCAAGGTTTTAAAAGTGCTGCTGGCCCGACAGGGACGGCTCTTGATGGTCTCCTTTCTGCTGCGCACGGCCCCGGCCAGTGTCAAAGTCTTGACTGATCCCGGAAATCGTCGGTTGCTGCTCCATCTCGACTGGGGGAGTGGTCGTGCGCCGGCACGCCTGGCCATCTCCCGCAACCCACCCCGGCTAGCCTCGCTGAAGGGCGGGCAGGTGGTGAAGAATATTCTTGAAGGGGAGGATTTTTCCGCCTCCTGGCGCCGTTTCTGCGAAGAGTACGAAACGCCCCTGGGGGTTGCTGCGCCGGTACGCTATTCTCTGCCCCCCCTGCCGCTGCTCGTTTTCAGCCCGGCCACCACCGGCGCCGTCGGTGCGCGCCTGGCCGAAGGGGTCGAGGCGCTGAGCAGCGGCAGTTGGATCCGGGCGCTGAGGCTCTTCGACGGGGTGCCGCCCAGGGAGCTTACGGGGGTGGATCGCGAAGCCCACGCCCTGCTGCACGGAGAAACTCTGCTGCGTCTCGGCGAGACCGGGCGCGCCCAGACCGTTCTCGACAACTTCCTGAACGCCTTTCCCGACTCGGCCCTGCGCAGTCGCGCACTCTATCTGTTCGGCTACCTGCGGGCACTGCGGGGGGAACCCTACGATTCCGGTTTTCTCCTCGGCAACCTGCAGGAAACGGCCAAGGATGCCGTTTACTATCGGCAGCTGGGGCTGTTGCTGCGAGCCGAGGTTGAACTCGCCACCGAGCGGCCCAAAGCGGCGTTGGCGACCCTCGATCAGGAGCAACTGGCCGCGCAGCTTGTCCCCTACGGCGGACGCAGCCGCGCCGACGCCCTCTTCGACCTGGGCGACACGGCGGCGGCCCTCGAACAGTATCGGGCGCTGAATCCCCAGATCAAGGCCTGGGGCGCATTCCCGCAATCGCTGGCGCGTCTGGCCGAGGCCTGTTACCGCCAGGGGGATTTCGCCGCCGCCGTCGCCCGCTACGCCGAACTGGCCCAGGTTGCCGGCACGCCCGCCGCCAGGAATCTCGCCGCCTTCGGACACGCCCGTGCCCTCATTCGCAGCGGCCGGGTCGATGCCGGGATGTCGCAGCTGCGGACCCTGGCCGCCGGATCGGAGGAGGATGAGGCGGCGCAACGGGCGCGTTTGCTCATCCTCGACCAGGAAGTCCTCGCCGCTCCGGCCGAAAAAGGCTTCATGAAAGTTCTCAGCTATCAGCAGCTGGGCGTCACCGCCGTCCGTCGCGAACTGCGCGAGGAGGCGGCTTTCAAGCATGTGTTGCTGGCCGCCCTGCAGAATGTCGATCGCACCACCCTCGGTTTTCTCGAAGAGTTCATCCGTCAGCATCGCCAGGGGCGCTTTCAGGATTTCTCCCAGGCGCTGCTCAACGAACTGCTGCCGCAGGTCATCCGCCAGACGGTGGGACGGCAGGACTACTTCGGCGCCCTGGTGCTGGTGGAAAAGTACCGGGATCATTTGGTGGCGCTCGGCACCGGCAGCGAACTGCTGCTTGATCTCGGCAGCGCCCTGCGCAGCCTGGGCTTGCTCGATAAGGCTGCCGACGTCTATTTCTTCATGCTCGACGCCTACCGGGGGGAGGCGGGGGAGGAGCCTTTCTACGCCCCGTTGCTGGAGGTTTTGTCGGCCAAAGAAGATCACCGGTTGGTCATCGAGTACGCCGACCGCTATCTGGAACATTTCCCCAAGGGGGAACAGGTGCAATCGGCGCTGAGCCACAAATTGCGGGCGCTGACGGCGCAAAAGGATTATCCCGCGGCTGCCAAAATTTTGACATCCACTGAGCTGAAACGCACGCCCGAGCTCGATCTGCTTGCCGGAACGGTCTTCTGGGAGGTGGCGGACATGGATCGGGCGGCCGAATCCCTGGCCCGGGTCTTGACCGATCCCGCAGTCCGGGCAGAACATCCCCAGCAGCTGCTGCGCTGGGCCGAGGCCGAGTTCAAGCGCAAGCGCTTTGATGCGGCCCTGCCCCTTTACCGCGAGCTGGAAGGGGTCGCCGGCCTGGCCGATCAGGCCCGTTACCGGCAAGGGCAGATTCTTCTCGCCACCGGTCGTCGGGGGGAAGCCCTTAAGTTATTTACCGATCTGGCCGAAAAGGGGGAAGCTCCCCAGTGGCGTCAGGCCGCTTCGGGCGCGTTGTTTGCAGAGACACCCCGGTAGCGGGATTATTCGTCCGCCGCTCTGCGCGGTAAAGGAATCCAGATCATGCCGAAGTTGGAACTTTTCGATCAGTCGATCCGTTTGCTGGAAAAGACCCTGGATATGCGCCAGCGCAACCAGGAGATCATCTCCTCGAACATCGCCAACGCCGAGACCCCCGGCTATACACCTTCGCGCCTGGAGTTCGAAGAGCAGCTGCGTCAGGCCCTCAAGCCTCTTCCCGGCGCGGCGGCGGCGACCCATCCGGCCCATTTCCCCATCGGCACCGGCGATCTCTCCGGGGTGCGGGGGAGGGTCATCCGCGAACCGGATACCCTCGGTTTCGGCGACGGCAACGGCGTCAATCTGGAACGGGAGATGATCGCCATGGCGGAAAACCAGCTGCTTTACGAAACCGCCACCCAGGTCATCAGCAAGAAACTCGGCCTGCTCAAATATGTGGCCCAAGACGGCCGTTAAGGAGGACTAAATGGATATCTTCGACGCGCTCAAAATAAGTTCCTCGGCGCTGGCGGCGCAACAGGTCCGCCTCAATACCATCAGCTCCAACCTGGCCAATATCGAAACGACCCGCACCCCCGACGGTGGCCCCTATCGCAAGCGGGAAGTCGTCTTTCGCTCCACCGAGAGCCCTTTCGCGAAAAAGTTGGAACAAAGCTTGAAAGGAGCGGTACAGGGGGTAGAGGTCGCCGCCATTCAGATCAACAACGCTCCTCCTCGGGTCATTTACGATCCCTCCCATCCCGACGCCGACGAGGCGGGGCAGGTGCTGCTTCCCAACGTCAACCTGCTCGACGAGATGGTCGATATGACCAGCGCCACCCGCGCCTACGAAGCGAACGTCACGGCGATCAAGGCGACCAAACGAATGGCCCTCAAGGCCCTTGAAATAGGACGATAAATCATGAGCGATATCACGTTACTTTCCCATCTGAGCAATCTCGGAACGCCGCCCGTCGCATCCTCCGCTCCGGCGCAGGGGGGTAATGGCGGTTTCGCCAAAGCCCTCGGCGAGGCTCTTGACTCGGTCAGCCGTAGCCAGTCCGAGGCCGATCTGGCGGTGGAGCAGTTGCAGACCGGCGAATCGCGCAATCTGCACGAGGTGATGATCGCCATGGAAAAAGCCGATATCTCCCTGAAGCTGGCGGTGCAGATGCGCAACAAGGCGCTTGAGGCTTATCAGGAAATCATGCGGATGCAGGTCTAATCTCCTCGACCGAGGGGGAATGGGTAATAATTTTATGGTGTTGAAGAGAGGTTCCGGCAATGGCGGTGGCAACGAATAGAAATCTGATGCGGACGGTGGGCGCCTGGCCGGCTTCCCGCAAGCTGAGTCTGCTGGCAGTGGTGCTGATCTGCGCGGCGGTCTTCGCCGCTATCATTCTGCAGGCGCGGGTGGCCGATTATCATCTGCTCTTCGCCCAGATGGAAAACGCCGACGCCGCCGAGGTGGTGGAGTGGCTCAAGGAACGGAAGATCCCCTATCGCCTGGAGGGCAACGGGACCTCCATCCACATTCCTGCCGATCAGGTCTACGAGACCCGTCTGGAACTGGCCGGTTCCGGTCTGCCTCGAGGGGGCGGCGTCGGTTTCGAGATCTTCGACCAGCAGAGCTTCGGCATGACCGACTTCGCTCAGAAGATCAACTACCTGCGCGCCCAGCAGGGGGAACTGTCGCGGACCATCGCCTCCCTGGCGCCGGTGGAAGGGGCGCGGGTGCATCTGGCCCTGCCGGAAAAACGCCTCTTCACCGAGCAGCAGAAGGTCGGTAGCGCCTCGGTCATCCTCAAGCTGGGAGCCGGCCGTCAACTCAAGGAAAGCCAGATCCAGGGGATCGTCCATCTGGTTGCCGGCAGCGTCGACGGCATCGAAGCCGAGAACGTCACGGTCGTCGATTCCACCGGCAAGATCCTCACCGCCAACCCCTCCGACGAAATCGCCGGGCCGATGACTCCGGGGATGCTCGATTACCAGCAGACCCTGGAGCGGCGTCTGGAAAGTCGCGCCCAGTCCCTTCTCGATCAGGCCCTTGGAGCCGGCAACTCGGTGGTGCGGGTGACCGCCGCCGTCGATTTCCTGCAGCAGGAGCAGACCGAAGAGAGTTACGATCCCAACCGTACCGCCGTGCGTAGCGAGCAGACCAGCCAGGAAAAGAACGGCACTCCGTCCGCCGCCGGGGTGCCGGGCGTCGCCTCGAATCTGGGGGATGCTGCGCCGACTTCCGGGATGACCTCATCGAGCCGTAGCGAAGAGACGATCAACTACGAAGTCAGCAAGGTCATCAACCGCAAGGTCTTCCCGGTCGGCACCATCAAGCAGCTCTCCGTGGCGGTGCTCGTGGCCGATCGTCCGGCACCGGCCGCCGCCGGGGAGGAAGCCGGTGCGCCGGTTCCCCGTGACGCCAAGGAAATCCAGTCGATCCGGGCCATGGTGAGCAGCGCCCTGGGCATCGACGATGCCCGTGGCGACAAGCTGGAAGTCAGTTCCATGCCCTTCGAGAGCGCTTTTTTTGAAATGGCTTCCACCGAAAGCATGGAAGGCGCCGGGCTTTACCAGTACCTGCCCTTTATCAAGTATGGCCTGTTGATCGTCGGCGCGGTCTTGCTCTATCTGCTGCTGGCCCGGCCGATGCTGCGTACCCTGCAGGGTTCCGCTCGGGTGGTGACGCCGATGAAGACCGTCGAGGAACTGGAGGCCGAACTGAACCGTACCGAGGCCCTACCCCGGCCGCAGGGCGACCCGGCCGAGCGGCTGCGGGAGCTGGCCATGCAAGAGCAGGGGTCGTTCGCCCAGATCATCAAGACCTGGCTGAGAGAGAGCTGAGATGGCAACGGGTCTTCTTTCGCGCCTGTCCGGAGTGGAACGGGCCGCCATGTTGCTCTTCTGCCTCGGCGAGGAGGCGACCGCGCGTATCTTCGAGCGTCTTGACGACAGCGAAGTTCGCAAGATCAGCCGCTGCATGATGAGCATCGAGCACGTTCCCGCCGATGTCGCCAAGCAGGTGGTCGATCATTTTCTCAAGGCCGAGGAGGAGCTGGCGGGGCTCTTCGTGCGTGGCGACGAGTTCGTCCGAAAAGCCATCTCCAGCAGTTCCAACAAGGATCGCAAGGCGTCGCTCATGGATCAGCTCGCCGCCGGGGCGAGTTTTCGTCCCCTGGAAACGATCGCCATGATGGAGCCGCGCATGGTCGCCGGCATCCTCCAGAACGAGCATCCCCAGACCATTGCCCTGATCCTCTCGACCCAGACGCCGGAGCATACCAGCAAGATTCTGGAAGGCTTCAACGAAGCGCTGCGCGCCGAGATCGTCTACCGCATGGCGCGCATCGACAAGGTTTCCCCCGAGGTCATCAACGATATCGAGGAATCCCTGCGTCGGGAGATCGGCGCCGTCGTCGACAGCGAGCAGCAGCAGGTCGGCGGGATCGACAAGGTGGTCGATATCCTCGGGCGCATGAAGAAAGGGAAGGATCGGGTGATCCTCGGCATGATCGAGGAGAGCGACCCGGAACTGGCGGAAACCATCCGCCGCCGGCTCTTTGTCTTTGACGACCTGGTCTATATCGACGGCCGCGGCTTGCAGCAGATTCTGCGCGAGGTCAACAACGACACCCTGGTGGTGGCCCTCAAGACCGCCTCCGAGGACCTGACCAACAAGCTTTTTGCCAACATTTCCAGCCGCGCCGTGGACATGATCAAGGAAGATATGGCGGCGATGGCGCCGGTGCGCCTCGCCGACGTCGAGGCGGCCCAACAGGAGATCATTCAGGTGGCGCTGAAGCTGGAGGAAGAAGGCAAGGTCGTGATCCCGGGAAGGGGAGTGTCCGATGTCCTGGTCTAGAATCTACAAGGGGAACGAGTGCAACGATTTGCAGCGCCTGGTCTTTTCCGACTTTGCCAGCGGCGACGGTGGCATGGTGGCGGGGGGCGCGGTCTTTCAGGAGTCCGTTTCATCCCTGCCGACGGCGTCCGCCGTCGACTCCGCTCGGGTGCATCTTCCGGGGGGGCCGTCCCGCGAGAGCGAGGCCCAGGCCGCCGAAGCCTTTGCCCGGGGCAAACGGGAAGGGGCCGAAGAGGTGGAAAAACGCTTCGGTCCGACGATCCAGGCCTTTGCCTCGGCGGTTGAGGAAATCAGCCGGCTGCGGGAATCGATCCTGAAAAACAGCTCCGATGATATGCTGCGCCTGGTCTTGGCGATCGCCGAGCAGATCATCCCCTGCGCTGTCTCCCTCAATCCCGAAATCATCCATCACACCATCGTCAAGGCCCTGCAGGCGGCCGCCGATGCCGACAGCTACCACATTAAGGTCCATCCCGACGACATGGCGGTGGTCATGGAGAAGAAGCCCCTGCTCATGGCGAGCATCAGCGGCCTGAAGAACCTGACCGTGGAAGAGGACGCGCACATCGCCCGGGGGGGATGCCTGGTCGAGTCGGAGCTGGGGCAAGTGGACGCCACCATCGAAAGCCAGCTGGAAGAGATCCGCGAGAAGATTCTACGCGCTGCCGGAGGGGCCTAGATGACCAATCTGGTCGGTGAGCTGCAAGGCTTCAACCCCATGCGGGTGCGGGGCAAGGTCACCAATATCGTCGGACTGGTGGTGGAGGGCTACTGCCCCGACGCTTCCGTCGGCACCCTGTGCATGCTCACACCCAAGGACGGCGGCGCGCCGGTGCCCGCCGAGGTCGTCGGCTTCCGCGATTCCCGGGCGTTGCTCATGCCCCTGGGCGAGTTGCGCGGTCTTGGGCCAGGAAGTCTCATCCAGGTCTGCCGCAGCAGCGCCGTCCAGAAGGTCGGCGACGGGCTGCTCGGGCGAGTGGTCGATGCCATGGGCGAACCGATCGATGGGCCGCCCCTGCCCCCCCTCGACCATGAAATGCCCATCTACGCCCTGCCCGCTGGCCCTCTGGAGCGGCGCAAGATCACCACTCCACTCGATCTCGGGGTCCGTTCCATCAACGCCATGCTGACCTGCGGCACCGGTCAGCGCATGGGGATCATGGCCGGTTCCGGGGTCGGCAAGAGCGTCCTGCTCGGCACCATGGCCCGCTTCGCCCAGGCCGACATCAACGTCATCGCCCTGATCGGCGAGCGCGGGCGCGAGGTCGGCGAATTCATCGAGCGCGACCTGGGCCCGGAAGGCCTGGCCCGTTCGGTGGTGGTCGTCGCCACCTCCGATCAATCGCCGCTGCTGCGCATGCGCGGCGCCTTCGTCGCGACCACCATCGCCGAGCATTTCTGCGCCCAGGGCAAGAACGTGCTGCTGATGATGGATTCGGCGACCCGTTTTGCCATGGCCATGCGCGAGGTCGGCCTGGCCGTCGGCGAACCGCCCACCACCAAGGGCTATACGCCCTCGGTCTTCGCCACCCTGCCCAAGCTGCTGGAGCGGGCCGGAAGTTTCAAGGCCGGCGGCAGTATCACCGGCCTTTACACCGTCCTCGTTGACGGCGACGACATGAACGAGCCGATCGCCGACGCGGTGCGCTCCATTCTCGACGGCCACATTGTCCTCTCCCGGCAGCTGGCGGCCCGCAACCACTATCCGGCCATCGACATCCTCGCTTCGGCCAGCCGCGTCATGCGCGACATCGTCGATCCCGAGCATTTCAAGCGCAGCGGCCTTTTGCGGGAGATTCTCGCCACCTACCGCGAGGCCGAGGATCTCATCAACATCGGCGCCTACGTCGCCGGTAGTAATCCCCGCATCGACCGGGCGGTGGCCAAGATCGACGCGGTCACCCGCTTTCTGCGCCAGGAAATGGGGGAATGGTTCGATATGCCGACGACGCTCGCGCAGCTCAAGGAACTGGGCCTCGACTGAGTGGCTGATGAAAAACGCCCATCCGCGGCGTTGCCCTCATCCGGATTTATTGATCAGCCTTACAGCACGATTTCAGGGAATTTTCTCCGCGGCGTAAAGGATAAGGGTCATGGCGAAATTCAAGCTGCAAACCGTGCTCGACTACCGGGAACGCCTGGAGAGTCTGGCGCAGCAGGCTCACGCTGACGCCCTCGACCGGGAGAACCGGCTGCTCGGGGAATTGACCGCCAAGCGCCGCGAGCTCGACAGCCTGCGGGAAGAGTTCGAGGACTTGCAGCGCAAGGGACTGGATGCTTTCGAGTTCTCGCTCTACAGCAACCACATCGGTCATGCCATGGGCCAGGTGGCGGATTTGGTGGAGCGCTGGGAGGCCGCCCGCGACGAGGTCGAGCGCCGGCGTCAGGCCCTGTGTGTCGCCAGCCAGGAGCGGCAACTGCTGGAAAAACTCAAGGAAAAGCATCGGAATGAAGCCTATGCAGAAGAACTGCACAAAGAGGCGGTGCAGCTTGATGAAGTCGCCGTGCGCCAATTCAGGAAATAGACAGGGGTAAAACCATGCGTCCCGGATTTCTACTCTTATCGATTACCTTGGCGGGCATTCTCCTCGTCAGTGGGGCGCCGCCAACCGGCGGTGAGGAGGCCATGCTGCCTGGCTTGGATTCCCTGGAACAGCGCCGTCTGCTTCTCTCCCTGCAAGAAGAGCGGGAGTCGTTACAGCAGGAATTCGCCGCCAAGGAAGAAAAACTCGCCATCAGGGAATTAGAGCTAAAGACCCTGGAGACCGAGGTCGATAAGAAGTTAGCCCAGCTCCAGCAGGCGCGGGACGACCTGAGTCGTCTGCTGGAAGCCAAGGACGAGGTGGAGGCCCAACGGATCCAGGGGCTCGGCAAGATGTATGAAAAAATGGACCCCGCCCAGGGCGCGGTTCTTCTCGCCGAGCTTGATCGGGAACTGGCGGTGCGGATTCTGGCCGGAATGAAGGCCAAGGCTGCCGGTGCCCTGTTGGAAAACATGCCTCCGGAAGAGGCGCGTCGCCTGAGTACTTCCTATTCCACCCTCGTCGAGGATTAAGCCGGGCTCTTCCATTCTCCTCGAAGGGTGAGCCAGTATGCAAATTCCCCCTGTTTCCCTCGACAGCCTGTTGCCCGCGGCAAACCCGGCCGCCCCTCCTACGACGGAAGGCGGCGGTTTCGCGCGTTCCTTGCGGGAACGACAGGACGCCCTCGCTACGCCAGCGGCCGATTCGGCCGCGCAATCCCCCGAGCCTGTAAAAACGACGGCCCAGCGCCGTGACGGTGAATCCCGCCAGGGTGCGCAGGACAACGGTGCCGAATTGGAGGAAAGAGGTGCGCCTCTCGCCAAAGAGTCGGCCCAGTCTTCCCCTCGACGCGGTGCCAAAGCCGGGTCGAGCGATGTCCCCCTCGTTTCCGCGACGGACCCTGCCAAAATCGAGGCGGAAATGGCGCTTTCACCGGATGCCCCTGTCTTGGAAGGCGTTGGCGCGGCCGTGTCGGAGGTTCTCCCACTGGCGGGTGAAGACCCTTTTCCGGCGCTTTCGCACACCTCCTTGACTGATGTCGAGACGTTCCGCGAGGCGGCTACGCAAGGGGCGCCGGTGTCGCCTGTGCCGGACGTTTCTCCTGCCGGCACGGAAAGGTCGGCATCTCGGCCCACTTCCCCTGGCGAAAGGGCCGACGGCTCGGGGATCGTTCCGGAAATCGATGCGTCTGCGTCACCGGGGAATCCCGGTGTCTCGACCGTTTCGCAGGGCGAGGTCGTCGCTGCTTCGGTTCTCACGTCGGATTCGCTTCCGACATCACGACTGAATCAGCCTTCGACCGTCGCTGTGGAAATGCCGGAAGCGCTTGCGCCTACATCCGACCAAAGAGTTGCGGATGAGCCTGCCCCGACCAAGGCAGGGTATGAAGCAGCGACCCCCCTTTCTGCCGCTTCTACGCAAGAAGCTGTCGATCCCGCTGCTACCGGGCGAGCAGAAGTTTCCGGCGTTCGTGGGGCGATGACGGATTCCCCGAATTTGATAGCGGAGCCTTTGTTCTCTGAAGCTTCCGGCGACAGGCCCGTTAGCGGGAGCGGACCGGCAATGCGGGCGGAAGAGGCGGTTGCGGCGGTTGCGGCGGTTCGCAGGGGGCCGTCCCTTGCCGCTAACCCAGCCTTGGATTCCAAACCGGAAACTCCCGTCGCCCGGGCCGATGCTCCGGCCGTTGCCCCCGCCGCCAGCGATCTCACCGCGGCCACTGAACCGGCTCCGGCGCGGGTTTCCCCCGCAGCTGTCCGCCAGGATATTCCGGCTTCTGCCTCCTTTCGGCTACCGGTAGATTCGGCGGTGATCGATTCGTTACGGGTCTCCCCGGCGCAAAGCCAACCCACTTCGGTTTTAGCCGAAGCCGCGACAGGTATCGCAACCCTGGCCGAAGGGGGCGCCGCTCTCCGCGAAACGGTCGTACCGCCAAGATTGCGGGAGGATCTACGTGGATCGCGCCTGGATACTTCCTCGGATCGGCGCTTCGCCCAACTTTTAGGCGAAACGCGAGGGGCGGTTCGTGTTTCGGTTGCGCAAGGGGAGTCGATGCCGGTGATGGATGCCGGCAAAGGGGAGGGGGCCGAGCTGCTCTTCCGTGAGCCCGGGGCGCAAGCGGAACCGGGAATCTTCCGGGTCGCCGCCGATAACGGGTCGAATCCTACGGTATTTTCCGCCGTTGGGCAGGGGGGAGCAACCCCGCAGGCCGCCTCTGCCGGAACAGGCACGCCGGGTGCCGCCACGCCTTTTGCCTTGCCGGTGCCCGAGGAGCAGGTCTATCAACAGGTGGCGAGCCGCCTGACTTTGGTCGATGGCGAACGACACAGCCGCATGACCATGCGCCTCTATCCCGAAGAATTGGGTCAGGTCAAGCTCGAGCTGACGGTGGAAGGGGACCGGGTCCGGGTGCAGATGCACGCCCAGAATCAGCAGGTTCAGGAAGTGCTGGAAAAATACCTGCCGCGCCTGCGCGAATCCTTCGAACAGCAGGGCTTGAAGCTGGAAGAGGCCCAGGTCACCTATGACTCCCCGGGACAGGGGGGGCGCGGTTCCTTTCAGGAATCCCGCCAGTCCTTCTTCACGGCCCGATCTGCCGGCCGTTCCGCCGGTCGCGCGGCCGGTGAGGAGGAACCGGTGGTTGCGCCGCCACCGTCTTCGGCCAACCCGCGCCCCGGCGGCATCAGCGTGCGGGTGTGAGAAACAGCCCCTGGCGATTGGCACCCCCGTTCGAGAAATTGGACGGGGGTTTTTTATGGGCGAATTTATTCACAGAAGATGAAAAGACCCCTAAAGACTTAACCGAAGGGTTCCGATAAGGCTCTCAAAGAGAAGCCGAGCCGCCGGAATCCGCGATCCGGTTTCGCGCATTGAAAGGGAGTGTCAAAGTTATGACAGACATCAGCGCATTAGGATTAGGGGCCGCGAGTGCAGATCTTACGAGTTCCGCCAGCAAGTCCGCCGACCTGAGTCAGCAAATCGGCAAAACCGAATTCCTGACCCTGCTCGTGGCGCAGCTGCAGAACCAGGATCCCCTCAATCCCCAGGACCCTACCGAGTTCACCGCGCAGCTCGCTCAGTACAGCTCCCTGGAGCAGCAGTTCGCCACGAACGCGCATCTGGCCAAAATGAGTGAGTCGAGCGCCGATGTGCAACGTCTCACCGCCCTCAGCCTCATCGGCAAAGAGGTTGTGGCCGAGTCGGCGGATTTGACTCTCGCTCCCTCCCCGGATGCGGAACTGAGCCAGCGTCTTGGTTACACTCCCGGTGTTCTCGACGGCCAGCTCGGCTACCGCCTGGAGGGTGCCGCGACCGAGGTGGAACTGAACATCTTCAATGAGCAGA encodes the following:
- a CDS encoding MotE family protein, which produces MRPGFLLLSITLAGILLVSGAPPTGGEEAMLPGLDSLEQRRLLLSLQEERESLQQEFAAKEEKLAIRELELKTLETEVDKKLAQLQQARDDLSRLLEAKDEVEAQRIQGLGKMYEKMDPAQGAVLLAELDRELAVRILAGMKAKAAGALLENMPPEEARRLSTSYSTLVED
- a CDS encoding FliI/YscN family ATPase produces the protein MTNLVGELQGFNPMRVRGKVTNIVGLVVEGYCPDASVGTLCMLTPKDGGAPVPAEVVGFRDSRALLMPLGELRGLGPGSLIQVCRSSAVQKVGDGLLGRVVDAMGEPIDGPPLPPLDHEMPIYALPAGPLERRKITTPLDLGVRSINAMLTCGTGQRMGIMAGSGVGKSVLLGTMARFAQADINVIALIGERGREVGEFIERDLGPEGLARSVVVVATSDQSPLLRMRGAFVATTIAEHFCAQGKNVLLMMDSATRFAMAMREVGLAVGEPPTTKGYTPSVFATLPKLLERAGSFKAGGSITGLYTVLVDGDDMNEPIADAVRSILDGHIVLSRQLAARNHYPAIDILASASRVMRDIVDPEHFKRSGLLREILATYREAEDLINIGAYVAGSNPRIDRAVAKIDAVTRFLRQEMGEWFDMPTTLAQLKELGLD
- the fliJ gene encoding flagellar export protein FliJ, with product MAKFKLQTVLDYRERLESLAQQAHADALDRENRLLGELTAKRRELDSLREEFEDLQRKGLDAFEFSLYSNHIGHAMGQVADLVERWEAARDEVERRRQALCVASQERQLLEKLKEKHRNEAYAEELHKEAVQLDEVAVRQFRK
- a CDS encoding flagellar hook assembly protein FlgD — translated: MTDISALGLGAASADLTSSASKSADLSQQIGKTEFLTLLVAQLQNQDPLNPQDPTEFTAQLAQYSSLEQQFATNAHLAKMSESSADVQRLTALSLIGKEVVAESADLTLAPSPDAELSQRLGYTPGVLDGQLGYRLEGAATEVELNIFNEQKTLVATVKAPPAAGGDHFVAWDGRGFSGNLLPAGNYTIEVTAKNAAAADEEASKINASGLIRGTVTGVEIGATGNELMTTAGAVSQAAISNVNQLLM
- a CDS encoding flagellar hook-length control protein FliK is translated as MRAEEAVAAVAAVRRGPSLAANPALDSKPETPVARADAPAVAPAASDLTAATEPAPARVSPAAVRQDIPASASFRLPVDSAVIDSLRVSPAQSQPTSVLAEAATGIATLAEGGAALRETVVPPRLREDLRGSRLDTSSDRRFAQLLGETRGAVRVSVAQGESMPVMDAGKGEGAELLFREPGAQAEPGIFRVAADNGSNPTVFSAVGQGGATPQAASAGTGTPGAATPFALPVPEEQVYQQVASRLTLVDGERHSRMTMRLYPEELGQVKLELTVEGDRVRVQMHAQNQQVQEVLEKYLPRLRESFEQQGLKLEEAQVTYDSPGQGGRGSFQESRQSFFTARSAGRSAGRAAGEEEPVVAPPPSSANPRPGGISVRV